A region of uncultured Desulfobacter sp. DNA encodes the following proteins:
- a CDS encoding alpha amylase C-terminal domain-containing protein has translation MNLTTAAALKIILIYMKKCSKDHFWSDPSWTNDPYLLPFKPIIQSRFEKALAKTQKLKNKKSWAKVADYHEFFGLHRDKKGWVFREWAPNATAMFILTPANNWEKSCDWQVKGPDPKGIFEARFPDHFFCHEQLYRLKVVWDGGEGDRIPTAAPRVIQDSTTYIFNAQVWAPETPYRWQAENPEFSADPLLIYEAHAGMALEEGRVGTWREFADYILPKVIDAGYNTLQMMAVQEHPYYGSFGYHVSSFFAPSSRFGTPDDFRYLVDKAHGAGIRVLMDIVHSHSVKNEVEGLSRFDGTMYQFFHNLDRGDHKLWDSRCFDYGRQQVLIFLLSNLRYFLEQFRVDGFRFDGVTSMLFADHGLGRAFTGYQDYFGDDVDEDALGYLYAANDLVHEIRPLAVTIAEDVSGYPGLAAPVKLCGTGFDFRFAMGVPDYWIRLLKEVRDEEWNMGGLWYELTRHRDEECTISYVECHDQALVGDQTVMMRLMGANIYDSMEKSNKSITTSRAVALHKMIRLVTLACAHKGYLNFMGNEFGHPEWIDFPSAANGYSYHHARRQWSLKYDRNLYFPDLFAFDKQMIVLAKQKHLFAWDYPALLHIHEDDKILAFERSGLIFVFNFHPEHSFGDYQISAPAGKYEMCLDTDEDRFGGLGRLDPGQAHFTRPLVDADENRHALSLYLPSRCALVLTRV, from the coding sequence TTGAATTTAACCACAGCCGCTGCGCTGAAAATTATATTGATCTATATGAAAAAATGCTCCAAAGACCATTTTTGGTCTGATCCGTCATGGACAAATGATCCGTATCTTCTACCTTTTAAACCTATAATCCAATCACGGTTTGAAAAGGCCCTGGCAAAAACCCAAAAACTGAAAAATAAAAAATCCTGGGCCAAGGTTGCCGATTACCATGAGTTTTTTGGCCTGCACAGGGATAAAAAGGGCTGGGTGTTCAGGGAATGGGCACCCAATGCAACAGCCATGTTTATCCTCACTCCGGCCAATAACTGGGAAAAATCTTGCGATTGGCAGGTCAAGGGCCCTGATCCCAAAGGCATATTTGAGGCCCGGTTCCCTGATCACTTTTTTTGCCATGAGCAGCTATACCGGCTCAAGGTGGTATGGGACGGCGGTGAGGGTGACCGTATCCCCACGGCGGCTCCCCGGGTCATCCAGGATAGCACAACCTATATTTTTAATGCCCAGGTCTGGGCACCGGAAACGCCTTACCGGTGGCAGGCAGAAAATCCCGAATTTTCGGCCGACCCTCTTTTGATATATGAAGCCCATGCAGGCATGGCTTTAGAGGAGGGCCGGGTTGGCACCTGGCGGGAATTTGCCGATTACATCCTTCCAAAAGTCATTGACGCGGGGTACAACACCCTGCAGATGATGGCTGTCCAGGAGCATCCGTATTACGGTTCCTTCGGATACCATGTCTCTTCGTTTTTTGCTCCCTCCTCCCGGTTCGGTACCCCGGATGATTTCAGGTATCTGGTGGACAAAGCGCATGGGGCCGGTATCCGCGTGCTCATGGATATTGTGCATTCCCACAGCGTGAAAAATGAGGTTGAGGGGCTGTCCCGGTTTGACGGTACCATGTACCAGTTTTTTCACAACCTGGACAGAGGCGACCATAAGCTCTGGGACTCCCGGTGTTTTGACTATGGCAGACAGCAGGTGCTGATTTTCCTGCTCTCCAACCTAAGATATTTCCTTGAACAGTTCCGGGTGGATGGGTTCCGGTTTGACGGCGTCACCTCCATGTTGTTTGCCGATCACGGATTGGGACGCGCCTTTACAGGGTACCAGGATTATTTTGGCGATGATGTGGATGAAGATGCCTTAGGCTATCTTTATGCGGCCAATGACCTGGTTCATGAAATCCGGCCCCTGGCCGTAACCATTGCCGAGGATGTGAGCGGGTATCCAGGGCTTGCTGCTCCGGTGAAGTTGTGCGGCACAGGCTTTGATTTCAGATTTGCCATGGGGGTGCCTGATTACTGGATCAGGCTGCTCAAGGAGGTCAGGGATGAAGAGTGGAACATGGGCGGTCTGTGGTATGAACTGACCCGGCACAGGGACGAGGAATGCACCATCAGTTATGTGGAGTGCCATGACCAGGCCCTGGTGGGGGACCAGACCGTGATGATGCGTTTGATGGGCGCAAATATTTATGATTCCATGGAAAAGTCAAACAAAAGCATCACCACGTCCCGGGCCGTGGCCCTCCACAAGATGATTCGCCTTGTCACGTTGGCCTGCGCCCACAAAGGATACCTTAATTTCATGGGCAATGAGTTCGGCCATCCTGAATGGATTGACTTTCCGTCCGCTGCCAATGGATATTCCTACCACCACGCCAGGCGCCAGTGGTCCCTGAAGTATGACAGAAATCTGTATTTTCCGGACTTGTTTGCCTTTGATAAACAGATGATTGTGCTGGCTAAACAAAAGCATCTGTTTGCCTGGGATTACCCGGCACTTTTACACATCCACGAAGACGACAAAATTCTGGCATTTGAAAGGTCCGGTCTTATTTTTGTGTTCAACTTTCATCCGGAACACTCTTTTGGTGACTACCAGATTTCTGCGCCGGCAGGCAAATATGAAATGTGTTTGGACACGGATGAGGACCGGTTTGGCGGCCTGGGACGGCTGGATCCGGGGCAGGCGCATTTTACCAGGCCTTTAGTGGATGCGGATGAAAACCGTCACGCCCTGAGCCTTTACCTGCCAAGCCGCTGCGCCCTTGTGCTGACCCGGGTGTAA
- a CDS encoding amylo-alpha-1,6-glucosidase, translating to MVSENQETTVLVQSPSPGISRISFCGDVVIFTLCVSPDKPGRAFVRTNLGNANAVRSEIIRRVERNEIKLGEAWYDLPMREDGGGNFSIRLPLAHTGSFQAKCFFIPRDSDVPVWPQGGNTSICVEPAGTCCANIIYNAFVRQFGPTKDAKFQAPNLDSVINKLDEQGFTVIPKSGKFRDLKEQLNFIFSRMGCRVLHLLPIHPTPTTYARMGRFGSPYAALDFSDVDPALAQFDPAATPLEQFMELVDAVHNHDGYLILDIAINHTGWAASLHESHPEWLDREDDGKIRMPGAWGVVWADLTKLDYRHTDLWQYMADIFLLWCRRGVDGFRCDAGYMIPELAWEYIIAKVRSQYPDTVFFLEGLGGPPDATRNLLLRANFNWAYSELFQEYSVEQISRYLPHAIDLSDTCGHLIHFAETHDNNRLAKVSHTYAKMRTGLCALFSICGGFGFANGVEWFAKEKINVHDSPGLNWGSPDNQVDYITRLHLILREHPAFFSGAQLKLIHDKESKALALLRINHHHNARVLVLINPDCDSRVMAVWQTGLEGCIEFPWLDLISGDSVQAETRDGKYRMLMEPGAVLALTPEKDDLDLLERQPDGKLSMPGKVLMQKRRALALEMITAVNGHADLDDLDVDHAAMALAGNPETFIRELYPDNRTCRTILFDAHKDVNRRVMVPPGFFLLVRCNKHFRVQLEETGPDKQCLGFCESLPTEGNGGFQAIFTPLEIKDNHRDCLLKLRISGPEGTKKITGNIRFLAPFESLSLRLSFTRREIVQDPSIKQLSTTRLGAMMRAGARFSYLESRYDALLGANLNPSLPENRWMLLSRFRIWGVFQGYSRELELDCLDAFWASHDQGGKWRFRIPSSEGRHYVIVLFLRLDRKTNAVTLTLHRELAPADNFRRLQPQRDVTLVIRPDIEDRSFHDTVKAFSGPEQQWPSRVSAFENGFFFHSRTGQILRLSSSREAFFMKPEWQYMVHRPVEATRGLDADSDLFSPGYFSINVKGGDTVCLNACVIDKEIIPEPADDKPICFPGPFHSTVPFFQAARASLDAFIVDRGDEKSVVAGYPWFLDWGRDSLIFCRALIELGRIDDAFAMLCLFGKFEKNGTLPNMICGEDARNIETSDAPLWFFACCRQLAHSQGKDAVLSHSIGQRTMIHVLKGMASSMIKGTPTGVKADPQSMLLYSPAHFTWMDTNFPAGTPRQGYPVEIQALWYHALQFLAEVDEPETQTQWQKHAESVKQAIMALFWREKDGFFSDCLHCSEPVAAANATPDDALRPNQLLLITLGVIDDREIMARVVETCRELLVPGGIRSLADRPLAVPLFIERNGQHLANPHAPYAGYYQGDEDTQRKPAYHNGTAWTWQFPVFCEAWAKAFGPPGIPAALAWLGSALPLMRTGVAGFVPEILDGNFPHTPRGCDAQAWGCSEIVRVAHKLTQACD from the coding sequence ATGGTCTCAGAAAATCAGGAAACAACCGTTCTCGTGCAAAGCCCGTCTCCGGGCATATCCCGGATATCATTCTGCGGAGATGTTGTCATTTTTACACTTTGCGTATCTCCTGACAAGCCGGGCCGTGCTTTTGTCAGAACCAATCTGGGTAATGCAAACGCTGTGCGCTCGGAAATTATCCGGCGGGTGGAAAGAAATGAAATCAAGCTGGGGGAAGCCTGGTATGATCTGCCCATGAGAGAAGATGGGGGTGGAAATTTTTCCATCCGCCTGCCCCTGGCCCATACCGGCTCTTTCCAGGCCAAATGTTTTTTTATTCCCCGGGACAGTGATGTTCCGGTGTGGCCCCAGGGGGGCAATACCAGTATCTGTGTTGAACCGGCCGGCACCTGCTGTGCCAACATCATCTATAATGCCTTTGTGCGTCAGTTCGGGCCCACCAAGGATGCAAAATTCCAGGCGCCGAATCTGGATTCCGTGATCAACAAGCTGGATGAACAGGGGTTCACAGTGATTCCCAAATCCGGAAAATTCAGGGACCTAAAGGAGCAGCTGAACTTTATTTTTTCCCGGATGGGTTGCCGGGTGCTTCACCTTTTGCCCATACATCCAACGCCCACCACCTATGCCCGGATGGGTCGGTTCGGCAGCCCCTATGCCGCCCTGGACTTTTCAGATGTGGACCCGGCTCTGGCCCAGTTTGACCCGGCAGCCACCCCCCTTGAGCAATTCATGGAACTTGTGGATGCCGTGCATAATCATGACGGCTACCTGATCCTTGATATTGCCATCAATCACACCGGCTGGGCAGCCAGTCTTCATGAGTCCCATCCTGAGTGGCTGGACCGGGAGGATGACGGCAAAATCCGCATGCCCGGGGCCTGGGGGGTAGTATGGGCGGATTTGACCAAACTGGATTACCGGCACACAGACCTGTGGCAGTATATGGCTGATATTTTTCTGCTCTGGTGCCGCCGGGGTGTGGACGGATTCCGGTGCGATGCCGGCTACATGATCCCGGAATTGGCCTGGGAATATATTATCGCCAAGGTCAGAAGCCAGTATCCCGATACCGTTTTTTTCCTGGAAGGACTGGGGGGGCCGCCGGATGCAACCCGCAACCTGCTCCTGCGGGCAAACTTTAACTGGGCCTATTCAGAGCTTTTCCAGGAATACTCTGTTGAGCAGATATCCCGGTACCTTCCCCATGCCATAGATCTTTCAGATACCTGCGGCCATTTGATCCACTTTGCGGAAACCCATGACAACAACCGCCTGGCCAAGGTGTCCCATACCTATGCGAAAATGAGGACCGGCCTTTGTGCTCTTTTCAGTATCTGCGGGGGATTTGGGTTTGCCAACGGGGTGGAGTGGTTTGCCAAGGAGAAAATAAATGTCCACGACTCCCCGGGGCTGAACTGGGGAAGTCCCGACAACCAGGTGGATTATATCACCCGCCTTCATCTTATTTTGAGGGAACACCCGGCCTTTTTCAGCGGGGCGCAACTGAAACTGATCCATGACAAAGAAAGTAAAGCACTGGCTTTGCTACGAATCAACCACCATCATAATGCCCGGGTGCTGGTGCTGATCAACCCCGATTGCGACAGTCGGGTCATGGCTGTGTGGCAGACCGGCCTGGAAGGTTGTATCGAGTTTCCATGGCTCGACCTGATTTCAGGCGATTCTGTCCAGGCCGAGACCCGGGATGGAAAATACCGCATGCTTATGGAACCGGGGGCGGTCCTGGCCTTAACCCCTGAAAAGGACGACCTGGATCTGCTTGAACGCCAGCCGGACGGAAAACTGTCCATGCCGGGCAAGGTTTTGATGCAGAAACGAAGGGCCTTGGCCCTTGAGATGATCACAGCCGTAAACGGACATGCGGATCTGGACGACCTGGATGTGGATCATGCCGCCATGGCGCTGGCCGGCAATCCCGAAACCTTTATACGGGAACTTTATCCGGATAATCGGACCTGTCGTACGATTTTGTTCGATGCCCACAAGGATGTCAATCGCAGGGTCATGGTTCCTCCTGGTTTTTTCCTGCTGGTCCGCTGTAATAAGCATTTCAGGGTTCAGCTTGAAGAAACAGGACCTGACAAGCAGTGTTTGGGATTTTGTGAGAGCCTGCCCACAGAAGGCAATGGTGGATTCCAGGCAATTTTTACACCCCTGGAGATCAAGGACAACCATCGGGACTGCCTGCTCAAGCTGCGCATATCCGGCCCCGAAGGCACCAAAAAAATCACCGGGAATATCCGGTTCCTTGCTCCCTTTGAGTCCCTTAGCCTGCGGCTCTCCTTTACCCGCAGGGAGATTGTCCAGGATCCCTCCATCAAGCAGCTGTCCACCACCCGCCTTGGTGCAATGATGCGGGCCGGGGCGCGTTTCAGTTATCTTGAAAGCCGGTATGATGCCCTTCTGGGCGCCAATCTAAATCCCAGCCTGCCCGAAAACCGGTGGATGCTTCTGTCCCGGTTCAGAATCTGGGGCGTATTCCAGGGCTATTCCAGGGAGCTTGAGTTAGACTGTCTGGATGCCTTCTGGGCCTCCCATGACCAGGGTGGGAAATGGCGGTTCAGGATTCCCTCATCCGAAGGCCGGCACTATGTTATTGTATTGTTTCTCAGGCTGGACCGTAAAACCAACGCTGTCACCCTTACCTTGCACCGGGAGCTTGCACCGGCAGATAATTTCCGGCGCCTTCAGCCCCAGCGTGACGTCACGCTTGTCATCCGTCCCGACATTGAAGACAGAAGTTTTCATGATACGGTCAAGGCTTTCAGCGGGCCTGAGCAGCAATGGCCATCCAGAGTTTCGGCGTTTGAAAACGGATTTTTCTTTCATTCCCGGACAGGGCAGATACTTAGGCTGTCAAGCAGCCGGGAGGCCTTTTTCATGAAACCGGAATGGCAATATATGGTTCACAGGCCTGTTGAAGCCACCCGGGGGCTGGATGCCGACTCTGATCTGTTCAGTCCGGGTTATTTCAGCATCAATGTCAAGGGGGGAGACACCGTGTGTCTGAACGCCTGTGTTATTGATAAGGAGATAATTCCAGAGCCTGCCGACGACAAACCCATCTGTTTTCCCGGTCCCTTTCATTCAACCGTGCCGTTTTTCCAGGCAGCCCGGGCAAGCCTTGATGCATTCATTGTGGATCGGGGGGATGAAAAAAGCGTGGTGGCGGGGTATCCCTGGTTCCTGGACTGGGGAAGGGACAGCCTTATCTTTTGCCGCGCACTGATTGAGCTTGGCCGGATCGATGATGCCTTTGCCATGCTTTGCCTTTTCGGGAAATTTGAAAAGAACGGCACCCTGCCCAATATGATATGCGGTGAAGACGCAAGGAACATTGAGACCTCGGATGCGCCTTTGTGGTTTTTTGCCTGCTGCCGGCAACTGGCCCACAGCCAGGGCAAAGACGCGGTTCTGTCCCACAGTATTGGCCAGCGCACCATGATTCATGTGCTTAAAGGGATGGCATCATCCATGATCAAGGGCACACCCACCGGTGTCAAGGCCGACCCCCAATCCATGCTGCTCTACAGCCCGGCCCATTTTACCTGGATGGATACCAATTTCCCGGCAGGCACCCCCCGCCAGGGATATCCCGTTGAGATCCAGGCTCTGTGGTATCATGCCCTTCAATTTCTGGCTGAAGTTGATGAGCCGGAGACACAAACGCAATGGCAAAAACATGCTGAATCGGTGAAACAGGCCATCATGGCTTTGTTCTGGCGCGAAAAAGATGGTTTTTTCAGCGACTGCCTGCACTGCAGCGAACCGGTGGCGGCAGCAAATGCGACCCCTGATGATGCCCTGCGGCCCAATCAGTTGCTTCTGATCACTTTAGGAGTTATTGATGACAGGGAAATTATGGCCCGGGTGGTGGAAACCTGCCGGGAGCTTCTGGTGCCCGGAGGGATCAGGAGCCTTGCGGACCGGCCCCTTGCCGTTCCTTTGTTCATTGAACGAAACGGGCAGCATCTGGCAAATCCCCATGCCCCCTATGCCGGGTACTACCAGGGTGATGAGGATACCCAGAGGAAACCGGCCTACCACAATGGAACAGCCTGGACGTGGCAGTTTCCGGTATTTTGTGAAGCCTGGGCCAAAGCCTTTGGCCCCCCGGGTATTCCGGCGGCCCTGGCCTGGCTGGGCAGTGCGTTGCCATTGATGCGCACGGGTGTAGCCGGTTTTGTACCGGAAATCCTTGACGGCAATTTCCCGCACACCCCCAGGGGATGCGATGCCCAGGCCTGGGGATGCAGTGAAATTGTCAGGGTGGCGCATAAATTGACACAGGCCTGTGATTAA
- a CDS encoding glycogen/starch synthase: MSSRPRILIVTPEVTYLPEGISPGADQYSAKAGGLADVSAALISALYDLNCDVHVAIPDYRSIYHDHNEPRHCREVEKIRKRLHEERIHFAADRVFLYKDGVYSGYSDKDLKVSLAFQREVINNIIPRVEPDIIHCNDWMTGLIPAMARRYEIPCLFTIHNVHTMTSTMAEIEDRGIDAAAFWDWLYFKSPPINYEQSRDTNRVDFLVSGVFSAHYVNTVSPTFLREIVENRHSFVEPELRSELTHKWHAGCATGILNAPEPEFNPAVDDMVRFNYGPKNHRAQKKQNKIFLQKTVGLELNPNAPLFFWPSRLDPVQKGCALLAEAMYDIVSRYWDTGLQIVSVADGAYQKHFHDIVDFHGLRERISIWGFNEHLSHQAFAASDFILMPSSFEPCGLPQMIGGIYGSLPIVFDTGGLHDTVRQLDAQNSTGNGFLFNVHDANGLNWAVDRAMDFFVLDLDEKERQIRRIMTESVLEFNHSRCAENYIDLYEKMLQRPFLV; this comes from the coding sequence ATGTCTAGCAGACCAAGAATTCTTATCGTCACTCCGGAAGTCACCTACCTGCCGGAGGGTATCAGCCCCGGCGCGGACCAGTACTCTGCCAAGGCAGGAGGTCTGGCCGATGTCTCGGCAGCGCTGATTTCCGCCTTATATGATCTGAACTGCGATGTTCATGTGGCCATACCTGATTACAGGTCCATCTATCATGACCATAACGAACCAAGGCATTGCCGGGAAGTTGAAAAAATCCGCAAGCGTCTGCATGAGGAACGGATTCATTTTGCCGCAGACCGGGTGTTTCTTTACAAAGACGGTGTCTATTCCGGTTATTCGGATAAGGACCTCAAGGTTTCCCTGGCGTTCCAGCGTGAGGTGATCAACAACATCATCCCAAGGGTGGAGCCGGACATCATCCACTGCAACGACTGGATGACCGGACTGATTCCGGCCATGGCCAGACGATACGAGATCCCGTGCCTGTTCACCATTCACAACGTCCATACCATGACCTCCACGATGGCTGAAATTGAGGACAGAGGTATTGATGCGGCAGCCTTCTGGGATTGGCTCTACTTTAAAAGTCCGCCCATTAACTATGAGCAGAGCCGGGATACCAACCGGGTGGATTTCCTTGTGTCCGGGGTGTTTTCAGCCCATTATGTGAATACGGTAAGTCCCACCTTCCTGCGTGAGATTGTTGAAAACCGCCATTCGTTTGTGGAACCCGAATTAAGATCTGAGCTGACCCACAAATGGCATGCCGGATGCGCCACAGGCATTTTAAATGCACCCGAGCCCGAATTCAATCCAGCGGTGGACGATATGGTCCGGTTCAATTACGGGCCCAAAAACCACCGTGCCCAGAAAAAGCAGAATAAGATTTTTCTGCAAAAAACCGTGGGCCTTGAACTCAATCCCAATGCCCCGCTGTTTTTCTGGCCCTCCCGCCTGGATCCTGTGCAGAAGGGGTGTGCGCTCCTGGCCGAAGCCATGTATGATATTGTTTCCAGGTACTGGGACACAGGCCTTCAGATCGTATCCGTGGCAGACGGGGCATACCAGAAACATTTCCATGATATTGTCGATTTCCATGGCCTGCGTGAGCGGATCAGTATCTGGGGATTCAACGAACATCTGTCGCATCAGGCATTCGCAGCCAGCGATTTTATCTTGATGCCGTCTTCCTTTGAGCCGTGCGGGTTGCCCCAGATGATCGGCGGAATTTACGGCAGCCTGCCCATTGTATTTGACACAGGCGGCCTGCATGACACGGTCCGACAACTGGATGCCCAGAATTCAACGGGCAATGGATTTCTCTTCAATGTTCACGATGCCAATGGACTGAACTGGGCCGTGGACCGTGCCATGGATTTCTTTGTCCTGGACCTGGATGAAAAAGAACGCCAGATCCGCAGGATAATGACTGAATCGGTACTTGAATTTAACCACAGCCGCTGCGCTGAAAATTATATTGATCTATATGAAAAAATGCTCCAAAGACCATTTTTGGTCTGA
- a CDS encoding HAMP domain-containing sensor histidine kinase encodes MIVRSLYLKILFAFLAILTITMLLTVGLFLMTAGRSYKCYLDQQATAKLKIFKVMVQKELDRHKDLPVEQNPDLAQFLDTCTALFGVKLWITESGGHIVLQSFEGPVDFMSSRVSPKIYHDDGITLYHYAHYVLKWEKYYAVIPISDQNQELILHLFVDTQKSSRHEGLFLIGMLLIGIAATLMLIPTVLYITRRVNRLNQTALAFAGGDLSVRTDIKGDDEIAKLGDTFNLMADRLERLVSNSKELTANVSHELRSPLARLRVSKELILDKLNTDKLNMDNTDQKGAADAILRLLNNMESDIRDLDALIEESLIISKMDYQESALEPETFRFSDFMESMMDAYQPLLSSHCLTLALDIRDLGKARQDKALVKSVLSNLMDNAIKYSRSGNTIHVSAGTVSPKGLEFSVSNPCPPMSQNDLDRLFNPFFRIPGQKAPGTGLGLTIAKKQVMRCKGTIRAEHNGREICMTVSLP; translated from the coding sequence ATGATAGTCAGAAGCCTTTACCTGAAAATCCTTTTCGCCTTTTTGGCCATTCTTACGATCACCATGCTTCTGACCGTGGGTCTCTTCTTGATGACTGCCGGGCGTTCATATAAATGTTACCTGGACCAACAGGCCACTGCCAAGCTTAAAATATTTAAAGTTATGGTGCAAAAGGAACTGGACCGCCACAAAGATCTTCCCGTGGAACAAAATCCTGATCTTGCCCAGTTTCTGGATACCTGTACGGCATTGTTCGGTGTCAAACTCTGGATTACCGAATCAGGAGGACATATCGTATTACAAAGTTTTGAAGGACCTGTGGATTTTATGTCCAGCAGGGTCAGTCCCAAGATCTACCATGACGACGGGATTACACTCTATCACTATGCGCATTATGTGCTTAAATGGGAGAAATACTATGCCGTCATCCCCATCAGCGACCAGAACCAGGAATTGATCCTTCACCTTTTTGTGGATACCCAGAAGAGCAGCCGCCATGAAGGGCTGTTTTTAATAGGGATGCTTTTGATAGGTATTGCCGCCACCCTGATGCTGATTCCTACGGTTTTATACATTACCCGCCGGGTCAACCGGCTCAATCAGACCGCCCTGGCGTTTGCAGGGGGGGATCTGTCGGTGAGGACAGATATCAAAGGCGATGATGAAATTGCCAAACTCGGGGATACATTCAATCTGATGGCGGACCGGCTGGAACGGCTGGTCAGTAATTCAAAGGAGCTGACGGCCAATGTATCCCATGAATTGCGGTCTCCCCTGGCACGCCTCAGGGTTTCCAAGGAGCTTATTTTAGACAAGCTGAACACGGACAAGTTAAATATGGACAACACTGATCAAAAAGGTGCTGCCGACGCCATTCTGAGATTATTAAACAACATGGAATCTGATATCAGGGATCTTGACGCCCTGATAGAAGAGTCATTGATTATTTCCAAAATGGATTATCAGGAATCAGCCCTGGAACCTGAGACATTCAGGTTTTCCGATTTCATGGAATCCATGATGGACGCCTACCAGCCCCTGTTGAGCAGCCACTGCCTGACCCTTGCACTTGACATCCGGGATTTGGGCAAGGCCAGGCAGGATAAGGCGCTGGTCAAATCGGTTTTGTCCAATCTCATGGATAATGCAATAAAATACTCCCGTTCCGGCAATACCATCCATGTCTCTGCCGGGACGGTCTCACCCAAGGGGCTGGAATTTTCCGTCTCCAATCCCTGTCCGCCGATGAGCCAAAATGATCTTGATCGTTTATTCAATCCGTTTTTTCGTATTCCCGGGCAAAAGGCCCCGGGCACAGGGCTTGGTCTGACTATTGCCAAAAAGCAGGTCATGCGCTGCAAAGGAACCATCCGTGCGGAACATAACGGCCGGGAAATTTGCATGACCGTTTCTCTGCCTTGA
- the asd gene encoding aspartate-semialdehyde dehydrogenase has protein sequence MKKVGIVGWRGMVGSVLMERMSAQNDFQKFTPFFFTTSQAGQTAPDVGHGSSDLIDAFDIDALMDMDIVVTCQGGSYTEAVRPQLAERNWEGYWIDAASTLRMDDQSIIVLDPVNLPVIEKAISKGIKNFIGGNCTVSLMLMALGGLFENDWVEWMTSMTYQAASGAGAKNMRELVSQMKTIGDQAAPILDDPASAILDLDRKVTDTLRSGLYPVEAWGVPLGASLIPWIDRAMDNGQTREEWKGFVETNKILGRLDNPIPIDGQCIRIGAMRCHSQAFTIKLKKDVPLDEINAALAANNDWVRVIPNNKEDSIKELTPAAVTGTLNVPVGRIRKMNIGQDFLTAFSVGDQLLWGAAEPLRRILNIIL, from the coding sequence ATGAAAAAAGTCGGAATAGTTGGCTGGCGGGGCATGGTGGGTTCGGTGCTCATGGAAAGAATGTCTGCACAGAACGATTTTCAAAAATTTACGCCGTTTTTTTTCACCACATCCCAGGCCGGACAAACTGCCCCTGACGTGGGACATGGATCTTCGGACCTCATTGACGCCTTTGACATAGACGCGCTGATGGATATGGATATTGTGGTGACCTGCCAGGGCGGCTCTTACACCGAAGCCGTACGGCCCCAACTAGCCGAACGGAACTGGGAGGGTTACTGGATTGATGCGGCATCCACCTTGAGAATGGATGATCAAAGCATCATTGTTCTGGATCCGGTCAACCTGCCTGTTATTGAAAAGGCGATATCCAAGGGCATTAAAAACTTTATCGGGGGCAACTGCACGGTATCTTTAATGCTTATGGCCCTGGGCGGACTTTTTGAAAACGACTGGGTAGAGTGGATGACCTCCATGACCTACCAGGCCGCTTCCGGTGCCGGCGCCAAAAACATGAGGGAGCTTGTGTCCCAGATGAAAACCATCGGCGACCAGGCCGCTCCGATCCTGGATGACCCTGCCTCAGCGATTCTGGATCTTGACCGAAAAGTAACAGACACCTTGCGGTCCGGCCTCTATCCTGTTGAAGCCTGGGGCGTTCCCCTGGGTGCCAGTCTTATTCCCTGGATTGACCGGGCCATGGACAACGGCCAGACCCGGGAGGAGTGGAAGGGGTTTGTGGAAACCAACAAGATTCTGGGCCGTCTTGACAACCCGATTCCCATTGACGGCCAGTGCATCCGCATCGGAGCCATGAGATGCCACTCCCAGGCCTTTACCATCAAGTTGAAAAAGGATGTTCCCTTGGACGAAATCAATGCCGCCTTGGCTGCCAATAACGACTGGGTCCGGGTAATACCCAACAACAAGGAGGATTCCATAAAGGAATTGACCCCTGCCGCCGTAACAGGCACCCTGAACGTACCTGTGGGCAGAATACGGAAAATGAACATCGGGCAGGATTTTCTCACAGCCTTTTCCGTAGGCGACCAGCTCCTCTGGGGCGCAGCGGAACCTTTGCGTCGAATTTTAAATATCATTCTTTAA
- a CDS encoding PhoU domain-containing protein: MRYIICVVKIASEFERIADYAANIAKQVLRLEGTPFALSTDYIIEISRACRTMINSVLDAFDRLEEFSAVTVWKKDDDVDKKFVRFMNTLKRETERLEDTADAFTQYIFVGRCLERIGDHVTNIAENIYYIKTGDSYLSHFDEYLG, from the coding sequence TTGAGATACATTATCTGCGTAGTTAAAATCGCTTCGGAATTTGAACGGATCGCGGACTATGCCGCCAACATCGCCAAGCAGGTTCTTCGACTGGAGGGAACTCCCTTTGCTTTATCAACGGATTACATCATTGAGATTTCCCGAGCCTGCCGAACCATGATCAACAGTGTCCTGGATGCTTTTGACCGCCTGGAAGAATTTTCCGCCGTAACAGTGTGGAAAAAAGATGATGATGTGGATAAAAAATTTGTCCGGTTTATGAATACCCTGAAACGGGAAACAGAAAGACTCGAAGATACTGCCGATGCCTTTACCCAGTACATTTTTGTGGGTCGATGCCTGGAGCGGATCGGGGATCATGTGACCAATATTGCTGAAAATATCTATTACATTAAAACCGGAGATTCCTACCTGTCTCACTTCGATGAATACCTGGGCTGA